From the genome of Deltaproteobacteria bacterium, one region includes:
- a CDS encoding GAF domain-containing protein — translation MPSANAADGSNGWAAFPGLWERANLVRAFLWHQQYSNPQALLNQFLVRLRRFYSVDFCFGGLLTEAGELVDAAVPLAGLDRLPTDFARRCLDLVAHSRAPVTWNEVNAEFGFHNLVLAPIVPPLGAPLGFLMLGHGQRRGYSAADLFALQSLASELSWAAREVQGKVNHHHETAELSNSVKKTLQLINSSTGLIRQNLGAALSREQERFFINIEAGIDELLARLNRLPEVLEADENDFALANAPAAESADAEDEPQ, via the coding sequence ATGCCGAGTGCGAATGCTGCCGATGGATCGAATGGGTGGGCGGCCTTCCCTGGGCTTTGGGAGCGCGCCAATCTAGTCCGGGCTTTTCTCTGGCACCAACAATATTCCAACCCGCAGGCGTTGCTCAATCAATTTCTCGTCCGCTTGCGCCGTTTTTACTCGGTCGATTTTTGTTTTGGCGGGCTGTTGACCGAAGCCGGCGAATTGGTCGACGCCGCGGTGCCGCTCGCGGGGCTCGATCGCTTGCCCACCGACTTCGCCCGCCGCTGTCTCGATCTGGTCGCCCATTCGCGCGCGCCGGTCACTTGGAATGAAGTCAATGCTGAGTTCGGGTTTCACAATCTAGTGCTGGCGCCGATCGTGCCGCCGTTGGGCGCGCCGCTCGGTTTTTTGATGCTCGGCCACGGCCAGAGGCGCGGCTATTCGGCGGCGGATCTGTTCGCGCTCCAGTCTCTCGCCAGCGAATTGAGTTGGGCAGCGCGGGAAGTGCAAGGCAAAGTGAATCATCATCACGAGACCGCCGAGTTGTCGAACAGTGTGAAAAAAACCTTGCAGTTGATCAACAGTTCTACCGGGTTGATTCGGCAGAATCTTGGCGCCGCGCTGAGCCGGGAACAAGAAAGGTTTTTCATCAACATCGAAGCCGGCATCGACGAGCTGCTTGCAAGGTTGAATCGATTGCCTGAGGTGCTCGAAGCCGACGAGAATGATTTTGCCTTAGCGAACGCACCGGCGGCCGAAAGCGCCGACGCGGAGGATGAACCTCAATGA
- a CDS encoding YfhL family 4Fe-4S dicluster ferredoxin: protein MATMIANDCINCGACEPECPNNAITQGDPIFVIDAKLCTECVGFHDYEACAAVCPVDVCITDPNNIESEEALIARARVIHPETNFGDSFESRFRKEQAKAGAAEKPAATAGAPAATSEASAPATGGAASDFAEADVNYVELPAIDSWNIPMRCYKCDKVHDLNVKNFMIGNVLFCPHCHKSTFVRDNLNYQIRTLLKDAYEKWDKDQSHFAERRERERAEFIAKRTAEAEAFEDRQRRDLEKIRQALDTIGDQYDAAGKPYKKGSSFTWG from the coding sequence ATGGCCACGATGATCGCCAACGATTGTATCAACTGCGGCGCCTGCGAGCCCGAGTGCCCGAACAACGCCATCACCCAGGGCGATCCGATCTTTGTCATCGATGCCAAGCTCTGCACCGAATGCGTCGGCTTTCACGACTACGAAGCCTGCGCCGCGGTCTGCCCGGTGGACGTCTGCATCACCGATCCGAACAATATCGAAAGCGAAGAAGCGCTGATCGCCCGCGCCCGGGTGATCCATCCGGAAACCAATTTCGGCGACAGCTTCGAATCGCGCTTCCGCAAAGAGCAAGCCAAAGCCGGCGCCGCCGAAAAACCGGCGGCCACAGCGGGAGCACCGGCCGCCACCAGCGAAGCCAGCGCGCCCGCGACCGGCGGCGCGGCGAGCGACTTTGCCGAAGCCGATGTCAACTACGTCGAGCTGCCGGCCATCGACTCATGGAACATTCCAATGCGCTGCTACAAGTGCGACAAGGTCCATGATCTCAACGTCAAAAATTTCATGATCGGCAACGTGCTCTTTTGCCCGCACTGCCACAAGTCGACCTTCGTGCGCGATAATTTAAATTATCAGATTCGCACCCTGCTCAAAGACGCCTACGAAAAATGGGATAAGGATCAGAGCCACTTCGCCGAGCGGCGCGAACGGGAGCGGGCGGAATTTATCGCCAAGCGCACCGCCGAAGCGGAAGCGTTCGAAGACCGCCAGCGGCGCGATCTGGAAAAAATTCGCCAAGCCTTGGACACCATCGGCGACCAGTACGACGCCGCCGGCAAACCCTACAAGAAGGGTTCGAGCTTTACCTGGGGTTGA
- a CDS encoding OmpA family protein — protein MKKLDYLAGGDGMKNVSEKSVKYLIGAGLAGALLLTQGCLATREWVQERMDPLTGRVTQTEGRLDQAEGQLGSLGGRVSGVEGRLGQFEGRLGQVDAKADRALNAIGNLRLERKLVIDMKDGANFAFNSANLPKEAQREIDSFLSDFNGESAGADGMVFMIAGHTDNVGAEDFNYELGKKRADAVSRYLITKKSVDPLRVVSVSYGESAPVENNSTIQGRAKNRRVEILVYRDGITSTPAAAAAPAAPRSSQRQGAEDRISQR, from the coding sequence ATGAAGAAACTTGACTATTTAGCAGGAGGAGATGGTATGAAAAATGTTTCCGAAAAAAGTGTTAAGTATCTGATCGGCGCCGGCCTCGCCGGCGCATTGCTGTTGACCCAAGGTTGTTTGGCGACCCGGGAATGGGTGCAGGAGCGTATGGATCCGCTCACCGGCCGGGTAACCCAAACCGAAGGCCGGCTCGATCAAGCGGAAGGGCAGCTCGGCAGCCTCGGTGGCCGCGTCAGCGGCGTTGAAGGCCGCTTGGGCCAGTTCGAAGGCCGGCTCGGCCAGGTGGATGCCAAAGCCGACCGAGCGCTCAACGCCATCGGTAACCTGCGCCTGGAGCGCAAGCTCGTCATCGATATGAAAGACGGCGCCAACTTCGCATTCAACTCGGCGAATCTGCCCAAGGAAGCGCAGCGCGAGATCGATAGTTTTCTGAGCGACTTCAATGGCGAGTCCGCGGGCGCCGATGGCATGGTTTTCATGATCGCCGGTCATACCGACAACGTCGGCGCCGAGGATTTCAACTATGAATTGGGTAAGAAGCGCGCCGATGCCGTCAGCCGTTATCTGATTACTAAGAAGAGCGTCGATCCGTTGCGCGTGGTGTCGGTGTCCTACGGCGAAAGCGCACCGGTGGAAAACAACAGCACGATCCAGGGCCGGGCGAAAAATCGCCGGGTGGAAATTCTCGTCTATCGCGATGGCATTACGTCGACGCCTGCCGCGGCTGCGGCGCCGGCAGCGCCGCGCAGTTCGCAGCGCCAGGGCGCCGAGGATCGCATCTCGCAACGTTAG
- a CDS encoding extracellular solute-binding protein, translating into MKKYCRKILGAGFLLAGAFVDASFAATTAEVVGRLQKTPDAQRQTLLEDEAKKEGAFSFYGTMSTDHSTRLLSAFRARYPFLKINHYRSGSTALLSKILTETRGGRYEFDVVDQEPGSIYEMARLGLIEKYLSPNRRFVREEMMDKEGFWTGGYHVVVVTAFNTKLVKKDEVPKSYDDLLHPRWKGKMVLDTQDADWFHTLLEYYGEEKGLGFMKRLAQLQPEMRTGHTLASQLMAAGEYSLSPILYGYRVAQMNVEGAPIDFAMIDPVISKPRMSALAKQAQHPHAAILFLDWLIGPEAQTIIAQEFGRGPTRKGVKSKYARLDHPKYLVVPAENLAPMYKKRLEQYQQTFGFR; encoded by the coding sequence GTGAAAAAGTATTGTCGAAAGATCCTTGGGGCGGGCTTTCTTCTGGCGGGAGCCTTCGTTGACGCGTCTTTCGCGGCGACCACTGCTGAAGTCGTCGGTCGTCTCCAGAAGACGCCCGATGCCCAACGCCAAACTTTGCTCGAAGACGAGGCGAAGAAAGAAGGCGCCTTCTCATTTTATGGCACCATGTCGACGGATCATTCGACTCGATTGCTCTCGGCGTTTCGCGCGCGCTATCCGTTTCTCAAGATCAATCACTATCGCTCCGGGTCGACGGCGCTGCTCAGCAAGATTCTCACCGAGACCCGCGGCGGGCGATACGAGTTCGACGTCGTCGATCAGGAGCCGGGTAGTATCTATGAGATGGCGCGTTTGGGCTTGATCGAAAAGTATCTTTCGCCGAACCGGCGCTTCGTCCGCGAAGAGATGATGGACAAGGAAGGTTTTTGGACCGGCGGTTATCATGTCGTGGTGGTGACGGCGTTTAACACCAAGCTGGTGAAGAAAGATGAAGTTCCGAAGAGCTACGACGATCTGCTCCATCCGCGCTGGAAGGGCAAAATGGTGCTCGACACCCAGGACGCCGACTGGTTTCACACGCTGTTGGAATATTATGGCGAGGAAAAAGGGCTGGGTTTCATGAAACGGTTGGCGCAGCTGCAGCCGGAAATGCGCACGGGCCACACCTTGGCGTCGCAGCTGATGGCGGCGGGCGAATATAGCCTTTCGCCGATTCTCTACGGCTACCGCGTGGCGCAGATGAATGTCGAGGGCGCGCCCATCGACTTCGCGATGATCGATCCGGTGATCAGCAAGCCGCGCATGTCGGCGCTGGCCAAACAGGCGCAGCATCCGCACGCGGCGATTCTCTTTCTCGATTGGTTGATCGGCCCAGAAGCGCAAACGATCATCGCCCAGGAGTTCGGCCGCGGCCCGACGCGCAAAGGTGTCAAGTCGAAATACGCGCGCCTCGATCATCCAAAATATTTAGTCGTGCCGGCGGAAAATTTAGCGCCGATGTACAAGAAGCGATTGGAACAGTACCAGCAGACGTTTGGGTTTAGGTGA
- a CDS encoding acetamidase — translation MTIASEDSRIDLRSQALNDPIQPDATLRSTPDTVLWGYIAANLPPALTIKSGQVVEIEALSHQGLTTNKDPEKFFAGYGIPGNEVLADAKNIYAEVKRPKGAAVHILTGPIYIEGAEPGDTLEVRVRDIKFRVPYGVNNTGPGKGVLPQLLKEATAKLIRIDLERRVVLFSDDIQIPLNPFMGIMAVSPPTSLGMVSSTPPGVWGGNIDLKYTGIGSSLFLPVFNKGGQFFTGDGHAVQGDGEVDGGAIEISLKPTLQFIVHKGKTIKQPRVETATDYLTTGLDVDLNVATRIAMQEAVDFLQEEKGLSAADAYALSSLAVDLGIGEAVDIVNLVYAKIPKNIFKSNPEFWHK, via the coding sequence ATGACCATTGCTTCTGAAGACTCACGCATTGATTTGCGTAGCCAAGCGCTAAACGATCCAATCCAGCCGGACGCTACGCTACGCTCGACACCCGATACCGTTCTCTGGGGTTACATCGCAGCGAATTTACCGCCGGCCTTGACGATCAAGTCGGGTCAGGTTGTCGAGATCGAAGCGTTGTCACATCAAGGGCTCACGACTAACAAAGATCCGGAAAAATTTTTCGCCGGCTATGGCATTCCCGGCAATGAAGTTCTCGCCGACGCGAAGAATATTTACGCCGAGGTGAAGCGGCCCAAGGGCGCCGCCGTGCATATTCTCACCGGGCCGATTTACATCGAGGGCGCGGAGCCGGGTGACACGCTGGAAGTGCGTGTGCGCGACATCAAGTTTCGTGTGCCCTACGGCGTCAACAATACCGGTCCTGGCAAAGGCGTGTTGCCACAGCTCCTCAAAGAAGCGACGGCGAAATTGATCCGCATCGATCTGGAACGGCGCGTGGTATTGTTCTCGGACGATATTCAGATACCGCTCAATCCTTTCATGGGCATCATGGCGGTGTCGCCGCCGACAAGTTTAGGAATGGTTTCATCGACGCCGCCGGGCGTCTGGGGCGGCAACATCGATCTCAAATACACCGGCATCGGTTCTTCTTTATTTCTTCCGGTGTTCAACAAGGGCGGACAGTTTTTCACCGGCGACGGCCACGCCGTGCAGGGCGACGGAGAGGTCGACGGCGGCGCGATAGAAATCTCGCTCAAGCCGACGCTGCAATTCATCGTCCACAAGGGCAAGACGATCAAGCAACCGCGGGTGGAAACCGCGACGGATTACTTGACCACCGGGCTTGACGTCGATTTGAACGTCGCCACCCGAATCGCCATGCAAGAAGCCGTCGACTTTCTTCAGGAAGAAAAAGGGCTGAGCGCGGCCGACGCTTACGCGCTGTCGAGTTTGGCTGTGGATTTGGGCATCGGCGAAGCGGTCGATATCGTCAATCTGGTTTACGCCAAGATTCCCAAGAATATTTTCAAGTCCAATCCGGAATTTTGGCACAAGTAG
- a CDS encoding AbrB/MazE/SpoVT family DNA-binding domain-containing protein, producing MLAKKAIRNQIAIPSSAVNEILRADYFEVRLQGGNIVLKPMRYGAPTTKLGKVRAKMRQLGLTERDVTKAIRWARSR from the coding sequence ATGCTCGCTAAAAAAGCGATCAGAAATCAAATCGCGATACCTAGTTCCGCCGTAAATGAAATACTCCGGGCGGACTATTTTGAAGTCCGCCTTCAAGGCGGAAACATTGTCTTGAAGCCTATGCGCTACGGCGCTCCCACAACGAAGCTGGGTAAAGTCCGAGCAAAAATGAGACAACTCGGTTTGACCGAACGTGATGTGACAAAGGCCATTCGCTGGGCACGAAGCCGCTAA
- a CDS encoding response regulator: MLIVDDDTRLADTFAAALRGAGFDVHTAGNGVHGYSSYFRNPTDWVITDIEMGELDGLEMMRCIRAINPVVKTIYMSAAADKYAPALSAEARQFGVKVLRKPFGWKHLVEQITG; the protein is encoded by the coding sequence GTGTTGATCGTCGATGACGACACCCGATTAGCCGACACGTTTGCGGCGGCGTTGCGCGGCGCGGGATTCGACGTCCACACAGCGGGCAACGGCGTGCATGGTTATTCGAGCTATTTTCGCAATCCTACCGACTGGGTGATCACCGACATCGAGATGGGAGAACTCGACGGCTTGGAAATGATGCGCTGCATTCGCGCCATCAATCCCGTGGTCAAGACGATTTACATGAGCGCGGCGGCGGATAAGTACGCGCCGGCGCTGAGCGCCGAGGCGCGCCAGTTCGGCGTCAAGGTTTTGCGTAAACCCTTTGGCTGGAAGCATCTGGTCGAGCAGATCACCGGTTAG
- a CDS encoding ABC transporter substrate-binding protein, giving the protein MATTTNEFKVMTSGAFTAAYLELIPQLEHLTKKKVVTLATSIGTGEMSIPNRLKSGESVDIVIVADAVLREFIQDGLVLAETYTPVARSAIGMAVRAGTPKPDISTVEALKRTLLEAKSIAYSASVSGQYLTAELYQRLGIADQALSKSRLIGGGERVGAVVARGEAELGFQQMSELLPVPGIDHVTPLPPEVQKVSVFSAGVAASSSDSDLAHSVIKFLASSEAANAITKSGLEAIGDR; this is encoded by the coding sequence ATGGCCACCACGACAAACGAATTCAAAGTTATGACCTCAGGCGCCTTTACCGCCGCCTATCTTGAACTGATTCCGCAGCTGGAACATCTCACCAAGAAAAAAGTCGTCACATTAGCGACATCGATCGGGACGGGAGAGATGTCGATCCCGAATCGCTTAAAAAGTGGTGAATCCGTGGACATTGTCATCGTCGCCGATGCGGTGCTGCGCGAGTTTATCCAAGACGGCTTGGTCTTGGCTGAAACTTATACGCCCGTCGCCCGCTCGGCAATTGGCATGGCGGTGCGGGCTGGCACACCGAAACCGGACATCAGCACAGTCGAAGCGCTGAAGCGCACGCTGCTGGAAGCGAAATCCATCGCGTATTCCGCCAGCGTGAGCGGCCAATATCTCACCGCCGAACTGTATCAACGCTTGGGCATCGCCGATCAAGCGTTAAGTAAAAGCCGCCTCATCGGCGGCGGCGAACGAGTCGGCGCCGTGGTCGCGCGCGGCGAGGCGGAACTCGGCTTCCAACAGATGAGCGAACTGCTTCCGGTGCCGGGAATCGATCATGTAACACCGCTGCCGCCGGAGGTGCAGAAAGTTTCGGTATTCTCCGCCGGCGTCGCTGCAAGCAGTAGCGATTCGGACCTGGCGCACTCGGTGATAAAATTTCTCGCGTCATCAGAAGCCGCGAATGCCATCACAAAGAGCGGGTTGGAAGCCATTGGCGATCGATGA
- a CDS encoding TPM domain-containing protein, with amino-acid sequence MLKRRVIQIIAVLIGLIPACAISSQGLSRESLRLSSMVNDLPSALRSDYTKDLEKRLRRFNEKSGYAIVIVMIPSGEDEQISELISQFFATNRLEQWSSAGTALVLMTVQEGWVIVEPSPKIEKKFLTTWAAERIDGISEQESKNREIALERRLQALIEILNPWFYELDPPSAPADFAFYRSPTAEIILFPLAPFIGLMVGAALMAFTSAGQLQANGRFLVGGFVGGLVTVLIVFLVRQRGGIVPGMLYYSASISFVVAALVGALRPFWFRETIRGRKPGEKMHPPFYGRG; translated from the coding sequence ATGCTCAAGCGGCGGGTAATTCAGATCATCGCAGTTCTTATCGGTTTGATCCCCGCATGTGCGATCTCGTCCCAAGGTCTGTCGCGCGAGTCGCTACGTCTTTCGTCGATGGTAAATGATCTCCCGTCAGCACTACGGTCCGATTACACGAAAGACCTTGAAAAACGGTTAAGGCGTTTCAATGAAAAAAGCGGTTATGCGATCGTCATTGTGATGATACCGAGTGGCGAGGATGAACAAATCAGCGAATTGATCTCCCAGTTTTTCGCTACAAATCGATTGGAACAGTGGAGTTCGGCTGGGACAGCCCTTGTCCTAATGACCGTGCAAGAGGGTTGGGTCATAGTGGAGCCGAGTCCAAAAATAGAAAAAAAGTTTTTGACGACATGGGCCGCCGAGAGAATTGACGGCATTTCTGAGCAGGAATCGAAAAACCGGGAAATTGCGCTTGAACGACGGTTGCAAGCGTTGATCGAGATTTTGAATCCTTGGTTTTATGAATTGGATCCACCGTCTGCGCCCGCAGACTTTGCATTTTATCGTTCGCCCACTGCCGAAATAATTCTTTTCCCACTGGCGCCGTTTATTGGTTTAATGGTTGGTGCGGCGTTGATGGCATTTACATCCGCGGGACAGCTTCAAGCGAACGGCAGATTCTTAGTGGGTGGTTTTGTTGGAGGCCTTGTTACGGTACTCATCGTGTTTCTGGTTAGGCAGCGCGGAGGAATTGTGCCGGGTATGCTGTATTACAGCGCGAGTATTAGCTTTGTAGTCGCCGCGTTGGTAGGAGCCTTAAGACCGTTTTGGTTTAGAGAAACAATTCGTGGAAGAAAGCCTGGAGAAAAAATGCATCCACCTTTCTATGGCAGAGGCTAA
- a CDS encoding ABC transporter substrate-binding protein, with protein sequence MWAMIRFMRNFIPTLCRRVSLCSLTLIALSIAGGNASGADSLKKLRLAYAGWEIGTAVAYIGVDGGLFKQHGIEIEELPIRDTFSAGAQSLLGVDVLIGFGNPLAVLQPIANGADLALVGTHVSFDQYGMGVVSPINDVKELKGKKIAVSALGGRSDLIARVILRRAGLDPAKDVELVAAGLAPARAAALTKNLVQGAPFGQELVAEAQKIGIKVLDVKSVPMVTDLLLTTRSLIKRDEDAMRRFMRGYAAAIQFFVTKRGESVAILKKYFPGTQGLSVDAMYDAFSAQLRPLPELNKEALQALVDVSASADPKAAKLKPSDIIEPRYFDELKNSKFLKDLYTEKVSL encoded by the coding sequence ATGTGGGCTATGATTCGCTTCATGCGCAATTTCATTCCGACCCTTTGCCGTCGAGTTTCGCTCTGCTCTTTGACTCTCATCGCATTGTCGATCGCCGGCGGCAACGCGTCTGGCGCGGACAGCTTGAAAAAACTTAGATTGGCCTACGCCGGTTGGGAGATCGGCACGGCGGTGGCTTATATCGGCGTTGACGGCGGACTGTTCAAACAGCACGGCATTGAAATCGAAGAACTGCCGATCCGCGACACTTTTTCCGCCGGCGCACAGTCGTTGTTGGGTGTCGATGTGCTGATCGGTTTCGGCAATCCGCTGGCGGTGCTCCAGCCCATCGCCAATGGCGCCGATCTGGCGCTAGTCGGCACTCATGTGAGCTTCGATCAATACGGTATGGGCGTGGTCTCGCCGATCAACGATGTGAAAGAATTGAAAGGCAAAAAGATCGCCGTCTCGGCGCTCGGTGGGCGCTCGGATTTGATCGCGCGGGTGATCTTGCGGCGCGCCGGATTGGACCCGGCTAAGGATGTCGAGTTGGTGGCGGCGGGGTTGGCTCCGGCCCGGGCCGCGGCGTTGACGAAAAATCTCGTCCAGGGCGCGCCCTTCGGCCAGGAGCTGGTCGCCGAGGCGCAGAAAATCGGCATCAAAGTCCTCGACGTGAAATCGGTGCCGATGGTCACCGATCTGCTGTTGACCACCCGTTCGCTGATCAAACGCGACGAAGACGCCATGCGCCGCTTCATGCGCGGCTACGCCGCCGCGATCCAATTCTTCGTTACCAAGCGCGGCGAAAGCGTGGCGATCTTGAAAAAATACTTTCCCGGCACCCAAGGTTTGAGCGTCGACGCCATGTATGACGCGTTCTCGGCGCAACTGCGGCCGCTGCCGGAACTCAACAAGGAAGCGCTCCAGGCGCTGGTCGATGTCAGCGCCAGCGCCGATCCCAAAGCCGCCAAGTTGAAGCCCAGCGATATCATCGAGCCGCGTTATTTTGACGAGCTTAAGAACAGCAAGTTTCTCAAGGACCTCTACACCGAGAAGGTGAGTTTGTAG
- a CDS encoding putative toxin-antitoxin system toxin component, PIN family: MRVVLDTNVIISALLFSGRTSELTALWQSGEITPLLSKDILDEYIRVLAYPKFHLTAAEIKSLIAEEVLPYVQIVRPRQRFSVIRRDPSDNKFIECAVAGKSRVIVSGDKDLLSLATFRDITIMTPVRFLESLGKNKKLR, from the coding sequence ATGCGAGTCGTTCTCGATACAAATGTCATAATCTCCGCTCTGCTGTTTTCCGGCCGCACTTCAGAACTTACCGCGCTTTGGCAATCCGGCGAAATCACTCCGCTGCTTTCTAAGGACATTCTCGACGAGTACATCCGAGTGCTCGCCTATCCAAAATTTCACTTGACGGCGGCGGAGATCAAAAGTTTGATCGCAGAAGAAGTGCTTCCCTACGTTCAGATCGTTAGACCGAGACAACGCTTCAGTGTTATCAGGCGCGACCCTTCGGATAACAAGTTCATTGAATGCGCGGTAGCGGGCAAATCCAGAGTCATAGTCTCCGGCGACAAAGATCTTTTATCTTTAGCAACCTTCCGCGATATTACTATTATGACGCCCGTGCGGTTCCTCGAAAGCCTTGGCAAGAACAAAAAACTGCGTTGA
- a CDS encoding sigma-54-dependent Fis family transcriptional regulator, which translates to MSKGHILVVDDNPNLLELIKMRLEAADYSVTATGEEAGALNLLKDEIFDLCIFDLMLANGDGLTLMEQMHSIRPDVPAIILTAHGSIESAVEAMRRGAYSYLTKPFEPVDLLLQIDRALENRNLNFEIKRLKEILHERYDFANIISHSGKMRATLDVVTRIAALDSTVYLHGESGTGKELIAKAIHLASGRKDRPFVALNCAALPETLLESELFGHQKGAFTGAIKSTKGMFTQAHGGTLFLDEIGDMPLATQSKFLRVLQERQFYPVGSDVPVAVDVRVLVATNKDLVDLVKKGSFRDDLFYRIHVIPIHMPPLRERKEDIVPLVEYFLKKCCRQMKKEVKGLTAEALRKLMLHDWPGNVRELENTIEFAVAMTRQEMITEEYILQDKALPHETALGGSRKNIATAGAPTRSLKDARDAFERDYLAQVLALTEGNVSHAAKLAGKYRADFYDLLKKHDLKADEFKKPKPA; encoded by the coding sequence ATGTCGAAGGGCCACATCCTCGTGGTCGATGACAATCCCAATCTGCTCGAGCTGATCAAGATGCGGCTCGAAGCGGCGGATTATAGTGTGACCGCCACCGGTGAAGAGGCCGGCGCGCTGAACTTGCTGAAAGACGAAATTTTCGATCTGTGCATCTTCGATTTGATGCTCGCGAACGGCGACGGTCTGACCTTGATGGAGCAGATGCACAGCATCCGCCCCGACGTGCCGGCGATCATTCTCACCGCCCATGGCAGTATCGAAAGCGCCGTGGAGGCGATGCGCCGGGGCGCCTATAGTTATTTGACCAAACCTTTCGAACCGGTGGATCTGTTGTTGCAAATCGACCGGGCGCTGGAAAACCGCAACCTCAATTTCGAGATCAAGCGGCTCAAAGAGATTTTGCACGAGCGCTATGACTTCGCCAATATCATTTCGCACAGCGGTAAAATGCGCGCGACTTTGGACGTGGTGACGCGCATCGCGGCGCTCGATTCGACGGTGTACCTGCACGGCGAAAGCGGCACGGGCAAGGAGTTGATCGCCAAGGCGATACATCTCGCCAGCGGGCGTAAGGACCGGCCGTTCGTCGCGCTCAATTGCGCCGCGCTGCCCGAGACGCTGCTCGAGAGCGAGCTGTTCGGCCATCAGAAGGGTGCGTTTACCGGCGCCATCAAAAGCACCAAGGGCATGTTCACCCAGGCCCATGGCGGGACGTTGTTTCTCGACGAGATCGGCGACATGCCGCTGGCGACCCAGTCGAAATTCCTGCGCGTCTTGCAGGAACGGCAATTCTATCCGGTGGGCAGCGATGTGCCGGTGGCGGTGGACGTGCGAGTGCTTGTCGCCACCAACAAGGATCTCGTCGATCTGGTGAAAAAAGGTTCGTTCCGCGACGATCTATTTTATCGGATTCACGTCATCCCGATTCATATGCCGCCGCTGCGCGAGCGTAAGGAAGACATCGTGCCGTTGGTCGAATATTTTCTCAAAAAATGTTGCCGGCAAATGAAAAAAGAGGTCAAAGGTTTGACCGCCGAGGCCCTGCGTAAGCTGATGCTTCACGATTGGCCGGGCAATGTCCGCGAGTTGGAGAACACCATCGAGTTCGCGGTGGCGATGACGCGCCAGGAAATGATCACCGAAGAATATATTCTGCAAGACAAGGCGCTGCCTCATGAAACGGCGCTTGGCGGCTCTCGAAAAAATATCGCCACGGCTGGAGCGCCCACGCGGTCGCTCAAAGATGCGCGCGATGCCTTCGAGCGCGACTATCTCGCCCAAGTGCTCGCGTTGACCGAAGGTAACGTCAGCCACGCGGCCAAGCTCGCCGGCAAGTATCGTGCCGATTTTTACGATCTGCTCAAAAAGCACGATCTCAAAGCTGACGAGTTTAAAAAACCCAAGCCAGCGTGA
- a CDS encoding SDR family oxidoreductase, whose translation MRLKDQIAIVTGAGRNIGEDISKLFVAEGAKVAVVDMDPGRGSTVAAEINAKNPGKAISVVCDCANAASVNSMVETVVKTFGGVDILVNNAAWTDHKTLFDITDEEWDRTMNVCMRSVWYCTRAAAKVMIDQKRKGRIVNIASTSGHWGRKEATAYTTAKAGVLNLTRSIAVQLAPEGIRVNSVSPNRIGSPVGQQDVPENRFVKNLAGRRGVPMDIAKAVVFMVSDESEFIYAIDLPVDGGALAIRD comes from the coding sequence ATGAGACTTAAAGATCAGATCGCCATCGTCACCGGCGCCGGCCGCAACATTGGCGAAGATATCAGCAAATTGTTTGTCGCCGAAGGTGCGAAAGTTGCCGTGGTCGATATGGACCCAGGGCGGGGCAGCACGGTGGCGGCGGAGATCAACGCGAAAAATCCGGGCAAAGCGATTTCAGTCGTGTGCGATTGCGCCAACGCGGCGTCGGTCAATAGCATGGTTGAGACTGTGGTGAAGACATTCGGCGGTGTCGACATTTTGGTCAACAACGCGGCCTGGACCGATCACAAGACGCTCTTCGACATCACTGACGAAGAATGGGACCGTACCATGAACGTGTGCATGCGCAGCGTTTGGTACTGCACCCGCGCGGCGGCCAAGGTGATGATCGATCAAAAGCGCAAGGGGCGCATCGTCAACATCGCTTCCACTTCGGGCCACTGGGGCAGAAAAGAAGCGACGGCCTACACCACGGCGAAAGCCGGTGTGCTCAATTTGACGCGTTCCATCGCTGTGCAATTGGCGCCGGAGGGGATTCGCGTCAATTCGGTCTCGCCCAACCGCATCGGTTCGCCGGTGGGCCAACAAGACGTCCCGGAAAATCGCTTCGTGAAAAATCTCGCCGGCCGGCGCGGCGTGCCGATGGACATCGCCAAAGCGGTGGTGTTCATGGTCTCCGACGAGTCGGAGTTTATTTACGCGATCGATCTACCGGTGGACGGCGGCGCGCTGGCGATCCGCGATTGA